The DNA window CGGCGTTTGGCTGTTAATACAATGTAAATGTAGTTTAGTACTATTCAGATATATTGGCGACTCGTTAACTTCGTGCTAGTCGCTGCGCAAAGAAGTTCAGAAGCATCGCTACGTTTGTTGCTTTATACCTCATAACAGCTGGCGATGATGACCAGCAAGGGTTCCCTGCAGATGTCGGCGGCCCGCAGCAGCGCGGCGGGGGGGTCCTCGGGGCCGTGGCAGGCCGCCGCCACCTCCCACAGCTCGCGGCCCATGTACCAACTCAATGGAAACTCAAATGACAAGTTTTGAGTTGGACTCTAGAAAAAAGcggctttttaaaattacatacaaatttaatgaCTTGACGTAAGATAGACTTTTCTAACCGGACAGATTATACGAAGGTTACATAAAGAACTTACCACTTCCATAGAATTGAGCCTGGAGAATCTCCTCTGTCCATTACTTGAAACAGACTTATAGTCTTTGTCCTCTTCGGTAGTTTTGTGTAACATTATGTACTTTAAGTGTTCGGCATAAGATTGCTTTTCAAAGTCTTGAGACAGTTGCAGCATTTGTGATAGAGGATATCTGAATACATCAccgaacaataaaaaattaaaccacgAGTTGTTCCTAACAAACTCCTTTAGCTGAAGTTCTGGTAACTGCAAATTATGAAGTATTGCAAACTTCACCATCGTTTGAGATTCATACAAGACTAGAGTCATGTCAAACTTATCTTCCGATTGaatgtgttttaatttgttaatcgTAATTTCTTCTAAATACAGCAGAATTTCTTTAGCAGCCTGATCATTACTTTGCATGAGTTTAGACATGTATTCATTGACAACTTTATTCGCTTTCTCTTCTGAGAAATTTTTATTCACCATCAAGTGTTCTTTTATCATTTTAGCTGCGGACATGTGAACTCTACATCTGGAGGGATTGCAGCCGATCATTGCTACAAAGGAGACCGCACAAGCCGCCATCGCTGGGTCCGACCAGTTTTGCAGAGCTAAGGCATGAGCTTCACAGCAAGCACTCTTTATACTTTTCTCTTGTAACCTATTGTATGTCTGATACTGCTGAGCCACAAATGCCTGACTAGCATTACATGGTCGGTATTGTTTTAGATAGTACACGTGATTTAATTTCGCTACGTATCCGTATCGTTTAATTAGTTTCTCGTTTTCAAAATCTGGCATATCAACTGATCTTTGTGATAATGTCTTAATTCCACCTGTTACGTCCACATCGCTAGACAAAAGGCTACCCAAACTGCGCCTGTCAGATTTTTCAGCTAGTATACTCTTCATGTtctgattaattaattgaaattcaaatattttcgaCACGTCTAAACCACGATATCCTGAGAGTAGTTGATACACATTGACATCTCTTGAATCATACATTTGATAACCACCAGCAAATttcttataaacattatataaatgagGAAGTTTATGCTTGTACCCTTTGTTGGGCAATTTGAAATCTTTGAATTGTAGATTGTCGAGCTTAgaaaatatgtcaaataaaTTTGCATCATCCTCAAGTAGTATCATACCAAGGACTAAATGAGGGTTTGTTGATATGTAGTTGTCAATATTATCTTTAGCTATTTGCTGGCAAGTTTTATAAACCGGCACTACATGACTCTGCCTGTCCGATGTCTGTTCAATGctcttaaataataaccacAACTCAATACAGTCTTTTGCCTCTTGTTCAACTTCGGATAAATCAGTATCTAGTATGTGTCCCTCAACACACATAGTCAAtacattatacaatttattcttTACACAATATTTTGCCAACTCAACGTAAAATTCTTGTTTGGTAATCGTAGCACAAGATTCAGTGAAaatatcatcaatttgtttcaaattctGAGTTCGTGCCAGTCTGGAAATTATTACGTATAAATTTTTTCGTTCCTCATCATTTACTATGCCGTAAGAGCAGAGCGTATCATAAATACACAGTTTAGTGTATACAAAACAATTACTTGCTGCAACACTTTGAATCATGTCATTTGTGATTGGCCAAGATCGaaaaattttatctaaattagtGAGCACTTCACTGCTAAATCCTTTTGTATCCACATTCAAAAGTTTACtaacaaaattttcatttataaaataattatatcttgcATTCATATCTCTAACAACTTCCGATGTTTGAACATTTATCCATCGAACTAATACCATTGCCTTGTTGTGTTCCAAAAGGTGCATCCACATTTGTTGAGGGGATGAAAAGTCCAGTAGTGAGTATtctaaaacatattacaaGGTTAATTTTTGTCCTTGTCTtactcatctatatatataaaagaaagtcatgttattatatatattatattatatttataactcaagaacggctgaatcgatttgactgaaaattggtgggcaggtagcttagaaccaggaaacggacataggataatttttaccccgttttctattttttatttcgcgcggacggagtcgcgggtaaaagctagtattatataaatgcgaatgtttagagaacgactcaacagatcttgatgaaacttgGCGTAGATTTAGATGatattctggaagaatacataggcttctaattaagttttttttaattccacgcagacagagttgcgggcgacagcttgtataaaatatttaaaaaaatactaagagAGAATGTATCTTTTctttaactataatttactATCTAggataaatcaatatttatagttttattagtagtaaataatattgtttactttacaATCTAAATGTACTTAATATCACATAAGTATTtagttaaacataaattaaatgttccaTCAACCTTGTCACAttcctttattattataagaaaatgtaaactttACAGAAAGTCATTAGTACAATAAATATagagattattaaatttttaatagaactTACTCTGCTTGAATTAGTGCAAATCTtacttaaaattgttaatgttaatttataactaatattgaaataaagaaatacaaaacaatacaaaacctttacaaaaaatataaaaataaaaattaataaatacattatgaaAATGGCAGAGAAGAATTCATATAGTAATTCTTATCAGTTCCTATTCTTCttgaaacttaattttatgattGTTTGATAAGAAATGAAATCTGCTTACCAAATGTATTAAAGAAGAGTGTAGTAGCTATTTTACTTTTCCAATGTGATGggtatttttcaatttcttcaaTTGTTAATGCCTTGATCTCACTCTCATTGACAAACACCCTATCATTCCCTTCGccaaatactttattttgctTAAATGTTCCATCAACTTCAAaagatttttctaaatatctCAGTAAGTTCCAATGCCTTTTGAAATTTAACCATTTATCTAGATTTTCAccttttatatcttttgatAGTTTTTCCAAGTGCTCTACAATAAAGTCTCtgtattcaatatttgaagATGTTGCTGCAAGTGTCATTAGGTGTTCTTCGGGGtttatgtttactttatttaagaCATGTAGCACTTTAAAGATTTGCTTTCGTAGAAGAAGCTGAACAGTCCATGCCTTAACCTGTTACAAACATAggacaattttatttgaccaaattaaataaatacgttaATTAGTGGGAACAATAAGTACCTCAGCTAGGAACCATTCCCTTGAGGAAGATTCATTCCAAGAATTCTTTtgcattaaatattgaatagcTAAATCAATATGAGTGCCTTTCGCAGCCGCTTCCCTGACCACATCTCTAGGTGACTTTTCTTCCCAACATGACCagatgattttttcattttgtgttAATCCTTCCATGATTTTTCCACTAATTGTCTACCTCCATTCCAAGCAAGTAGCAACCACTTTACACTGAGACAAAGAAACAGCTGcagtaaacaatattataataaaacaataacgtCACTTTTGTTAGTATATTTTGGTGTTGTCcgcatttatttcattttcgaTAAATAAGTTGGTCaaagtacaaaaattacaatacataAGTAAACATGTTTTCTTGTAATCATTGTTACTTCTAAGTTATTGATATTACACACAGatcaaagtttaattttataagatattCAAGTAGTAAAATTTTGTAGGTGCAACCGCAATAAAAACTTAGTGTTTTCAATTCGTTTGACATTGACACTGACAAGTAATAGGGTAGAATTGTTTATGGGCATGGACgctatatttcatttttattataagcaacacaatagttaaataaatttgctgaagaattataaaagaaatccaAATCTGTTTAATCCCATCTCGTGATCTCCCGATTTAAGGAGACTTAGGTTAAAATGTCACGAAGGAATTGTAAAATTAGGGCATTGTCGGATTCAGGGGTAGGGTGGGGACTTATAGATCCGTTGCCAAGCAACATACACTAATAAAGTACTTCAACGCAAGAAACCGAAagcaaattattaaagttttgtaatgGCTGATGAGTTGCAAAAAgcacatttatattatgacGACATCAATAAGATAAGGATATTAGAGCAAGATGTTCTTAAGGATACTGAAGATCTGCGGGATACATGTAAAGAATATGAAACCAGTTAGCATTCACTACTTTATACCTACTTCCGCTATAATTTCCAATGGAGCGTGCATGTTCTTGCTTTATTTCAGAGGTGAAGGATTTTGGAAAGATAATAAGTACATTGTTAGAGACGCTTAAAGAGTTGGGAGAGAACGTCGAGAAACAGAAAATGGCAGCTATAGGAAGTATGAATCTCTTGAAGTCTATAACAAAGCAAAGAGAAAACGATCAAGCTAAATTACAGGTAGGCATTGTACGACTACCTACTAGAAGCCCGTATTATTTacttggtttctgagaccaaaatccctgtataaaaaaattgctatctttttttgtcaaaaataatgagaggcatgatgttttatacagggattttggtctcggaaaccaacgattagtcaACTAGTATTAATGGTTTAAAGAAGCTACTAAAATTTTAGCAAAAATACCCGTGtctttaataatcttaaatttaaaaatccacGTAAAGGTTTTAATACGCTCTAACGTTTTGGCAGAATCGCAGGGTTAGTTGCTTAGTGGAAAAGGGCTCGAAGTATTCTCGTCAAAATTTCTAGTACTGAAAAACATGACTTGATATAATGtagaaataaattcatacGGAGATTTCTCCATCAATTCAATGTTTTGAACTTAATTATAAAGGTCACAGGTTTATGTCTATAAAGGTTATAATCCGATTTATATATGCGTGATCTGATCGtgaaataactatatttttattccagaACGAGATAAGTGAAAGATCCATGCTACTAGAACAGCTGGATGCAGAATATGATTCTTTGCAAATATTAGAAGCAAGTCAAATGGAAACCATAGAATATTTGACAGCACTACGATAGTTCCTTGGTATGATAATTACCATCGGCATTTCTAGAACTTACCAGTTAGATTAAAAATCGAATGCACTAAAAGTTGTTCCTCTATGATAcgataaattcatttaaagaaAACCATTTAAGTGAgtacaaatgtaattttcatttaaacacACCAAATAAAAACAGTTCTATAATGAAACCAGTTTTGCAGACAACCGAACCTAGACtggtctatttttatttaagaacataacataaacatttaAGTCTAACCatgattttctttatttttaccaGAAGTTGACTATAAATTGgagaaatacaattttacaaacctgtgattacaaaaatataactacaTACTTATTCTACAcagtaacagataaataattgaataaagtgAAACACCAAAGCACTTTTGAAAATTGTAGGAACATTGACATATTACCAAACAgatgtttttaaatcttttataattttctttttaacgcaactgaaaagaaaaatacatttcccattcaattttaatattgattttatcgcttttttaaagtgattctcgtgttgttttataaattgtgaGAAACAAATTGTGACTAAAATAGTATAATGCCACTTTTACACAAAACACTAAATGAAACTGTAAGAATTGTTTCTACATAATATGTTCTAAATATTgagtgttatttaataatgatttagtaaatttacatttacaactTATAACTAAATGCTAACGCAGATGAGACAGTTCAAAAAATTCTATACTTCCCAATATTCCgcgtatattttatacttaatatataaaCTTGAAACATCACCTTCTTATTACAAATAAGGCTACTTTAggcaaattatgtttaattaaatcacaaGGACTGTGTCACCTTTTAAACTAAGAATCAATTCGATTTTCCACTGGgactaaaacaaaatcatcCATTATAGACTAATTAATCATGGCCTTGTTTAAAGATTGTTTACTAAATTCCCGAGCCCATAAGTTACCATTCCATCATATTAGTTTCATATCCCAATCTAGAGATATTCGTTATAAGAATCTAGGGGATAAATGTCATAATTATCTagatagaaataaatgaattaacatACTTTACGTCTTCGTTTTTCTTTGagattttatgtaaacaaatcTGCAAATAAGAGCTTAATGTGTGCAATTTTATaagcaaaattatattcatactGCTTTTAAAGCAACAAATAcagcaatattattttataccaattaatttgtctgaaatatatatgtagtCTGTTATTCTATCAAAAGAGTACTAAACTTatgttgatttaattaaatatatgactTTCTGAATCaat is part of the Papilio machaon chromosome 4, ilPapMach1.1, whole genome shotgun sequence genome and encodes:
- the LOC106720288 gene encoding intraflagellar transport protein 20 homolog, giving the protein MADELQKAHLYYDDINKIRILEQDVLKDTEDLRDTCKEYETKVKDFGKIISTLLETLKELGENVEKQKMAAIGSMNLLKSITKQRENDQAKLQNEISERSMLLEQLDAEYDSLQILEASQMETIEYLTALR